A genomic stretch from Corynebacterium faecale includes:
- a CDS encoding amino acid-binding ACT domain protein — MSFLIRVLLSDTPGSLALLAEALGLVEANIQSVDVVERFPNGTVMDDFVVTIPKHVMADTLITAAEQVDGVVVDSIRPFSGTVDRRGQVEMLAAVAASKKTVSTAMQAMVDVIPRTMTSGWAMVIDTAPPVRRVAASQAAPEDDGTVPQNVLLETARLLNPEHEGWIPESWTLLDSSLAIAPLGKTGLALIIGRPGGPDFLASEVQHLGYMGLIVGAIIS, encoded by the coding sequence ATGTCTTTCCTGATCCGCGTCCTGTTGTCCGATACCCCCGGAAGCCTGGCCCTCCTGGCCGAGGCCCTGGGCCTGGTGGAGGCCAACATTCAATCCGTGGATGTGGTGGAACGCTTCCCCAACGGCACCGTGATGGATGATTTCGTGGTGACCATCCCCAAGCACGTCATGGCGGACACCCTCATCACCGCTGCTGAACAGGTCGACGGTGTTGTCGTCGATTCAATCCGTCCGTTCTCTGGAACTGTTGACCGCCGCGGCCAGGTCGAGATGCTGGCAGCAGTGGCCGCCAGCAAGAAGACCGTGTCTACCGCGATGCAGGCGATGGTGGACGTGATCCCCCGGACCATGACCTCCGGTTGGGCCATGGTCATCGACACCGCTCCCCCGGTTCGTCGCGTAGCCGCCTCCCAGGCCGCACCGGAAGATGACGGCACGGTGCCTCAGAATGTTCTGCTGGAAACCGCCCGGCTGCTCAACCCGGAGCACGAGGGCTGGATCCCCGAGAGCTGGACGCTGTTGGATTCATCCCTGGCCATCGCCCCACTGGGCAAGACGGGCCTGGCGCTGATCATCGGCCGTCCGGGGGGCCCGGACTTCCTGGCCAGTGAGGTACAGCACCTCGGTTATATGGGTCTGATCGTGGGAGCGATCATCTCCTAA
- a CDS encoding 6-phosphofructokinase encodes MRIATLTSGGDCPGLNAVIRGIVRTASNEFGSTVVGYQDGWEGLLADRRTQLYDDEDIDRILLRGGTILGTGRLHPDKFKAGIDQIKANLADARIDALIPIGGEGTLKGAKWLADNGIPVVGVPKTIDNDVNGTDFTFGFDTAVSVATDAIDRLHTTAESHNRVMIVEVMGRHVGWIALHAGMAGGAHYTVIPEVPFDISEICKRMERRFQMGEKYGIIVVAEGALPKEGTMELREGEEDQFGHKTFTGIGQQIADEVHRRLGHDVRTTVLGHIQRGGTPTAFDRVLATRYGVRAARACHEGQFNKVVALKGEGIRMITFEEAVGTLKEVPMERWVTAQAMFG; translated from the coding sequence ATGCGAATTGCCACTCTCACGTCAGGCGGCGACTGCCCCGGACTCAATGCCGTCATCAGAGGAATCGTCCGAACCGCCAGTAATGAATTCGGTTCAACGGTTGTTGGTTATCAGGACGGTTGGGAGGGACTCTTAGCGGACCGCCGCACTCAGCTGTATGACGATGAGGACATCGACCGCATCCTCCTCCGCGGTGGAACCATCCTCGGCACCGGTCGACTGCATCCTGACAAGTTCAAGGCGGGTATCGACCAGATCAAGGCGAACCTGGCCGACGCCAGGATCGACGCCCTGATCCCCATCGGCGGCGAAGGAACCCTCAAGGGTGCCAAGTGGCTCGCTGACAACGGCATTCCCGTTGTTGGCGTGCCGAAGACCATCGACAATGACGTCAACGGCACCGACTTCACCTTCGGTTTCGATACTGCGGTCTCAGTGGCCACCGATGCCATCGATCGCCTGCACACCACGGCTGAATCCCACAACCGCGTGATGATCGTGGAGGTCATGGGCCGCCACGTCGGGTGGATCGCCCTACATGCAGGCATGGCCGGTGGCGCCCACTACACCGTCATCCCAGAGGTCCCCTTCGACATCTCCGAGATCTGCAAGCGCATGGAACGGCGTTTCCAGATGGGTGAGAAATACGGCATCATCGTGGTCGCCGAGGGTGCCCTACCCAAGGAAGGCACGATGGAGCTCCGTGAGGGGGAGGAAGACCAGTTCGGCCACAAGACCTTCACGGGCATCGGCCAGCAGATCGCCGATGAGGTGCACAGGCGCCTCGGCCATGATGTGCGCACCACTGTTCTCGGCCACATTCAGCGTGGCGGCACACCCACCGCCTTCGACCGCGTCCTGGCCACCCGTTATGGCGTGCGTGCAGCGCGTGCCTGCCATGAGGGTCAGTTCAACAAGGTTGTGGCACTCAAGGGCGAGGGCATTCGGATGATCACCTTTGAAGAGGCCGTGGGCACCCTCAAGGAAGTTCCGATGGAGCGTTGGGTGACCGCGCAGGCGATGTTCGGATAA
- a CDS encoding LacI family DNA-binding transcriptional regulator: MASAIPAKKRATTLKDIAQATKLSVSTISRALSNNASIPESTRRRVLEAAELLNYRPNAQARALRKSQTDTIGLLVPNIENPYFASLAAAVQRRARRAGVSTILTNTEENPDLVNQALDAMDDQRLDGIVVVPHFQSAEKVAELAGRGVPVVLADRNLTHTELPSVTSDPLPGMTAAVDLLTSADVSLGYLSGPQDTSTGRERLTTFEALCVDRGITGVSVYYGGYQQESGYEGVRVLLEQGANAIIAGDCMMTIGALEAIHERKLKIGEDLQLIGFDDNPIFRLQNPPLTIIDQNVARMGEVAFDILQRLIRGDKVQNSVRIPTTLMVKGSTSRSASAARAAEKNTRRTRVRKQSTS; encoded by the coding sequence ATGGCATCAGCCATACCCGCCAAGAAGCGTGCCACCACGCTCAAGGACATCGCCCAGGCCACCAAGCTGTCCGTCAGCACGATTTCCCGGGCGTTATCCAATAACGCCAGCATTCCGGAGTCCACCCGGCGGAGGGTTCTGGAGGCTGCCGAGCTTCTCAATTACCGGCCCAATGCGCAGGCCCGCGCCCTGAGGAAATCTCAGACGGACACGATCGGCCTACTCGTGCCCAATATAGAAAATCCCTACTTCGCCTCACTCGCCGCCGCGGTTCAAAGGCGCGCACGCCGCGCGGGGGTGTCCACGATTCTCACCAATACCGAGGAGAATCCCGACCTGGTGAATCAGGCACTCGATGCCATGGACGATCAACGCCTGGACGGCATCGTCGTGGTGCCCCACTTCCAGAGTGCGGAGAAGGTCGCCGAACTGGCGGGCAGGGGAGTGCCCGTGGTCCTGGCCGACCGCAACCTCACCCATACGGAGCTGCCCTCGGTCACCTCTGATCCGCTGCCGGGCATGACCGCGGCGGTGGATCTTTTGACCTCTGCTGATGTCAGCCTCGGATATCTGTCCGGGCCACAGGACACCTCCACCGGCAGGGAACGGTTGACCACCTTTGAAGCTCTCTGCGTGGACAGGGGTATCACCGGGGTGTCGGTCTATTACGGCGGCTACCAGCAGGAATCCGGCTATGAAGGGGTGCGGGTACTGCTGGAACAGGGGGCCAACGCGATCATCGCCGGTGATTGCATGATGACGATTGGGGCCCTCGAGGCCATCCATGAGCGGAAGCTGAAGATCGGGGAGGATCTCCAACTCATCGGTTTTGATGACAACCCCATCTTCCGACTCCAGAACCCGCCGTTGACCATCATTGATCAAAATGTGGCCAGGATGGGGGAGGTGGCCTTTGATATCCTCCAGCGACTCATCAGAGGAGACAAGGTGCAGAACTCCGTGCGCATTCCGACCACACTCATGGTCAAGGGTTCCACATCCCGGTCGGCGAGCGCCGCCCGGGCGGCGGAGAAAAACACACGGCGGACGCGAGTGCGAAAGCAATCCACATCCTGA
- the gatA gene encoding Asp-tRNA(Asn)/Glu-tRNA(Gln) amidotransferase subunit GatA codes for MSNKYLVGSSENELTTKTAAELAGLIHSREVTSREVTQAHLDRIAAVDGDIHAFLHVGEEGALAAADAVDKALDAGDAPASTLAGVPLALKDALVTTDAPTTAASKMLEGYMSPYDATVTRKLREAGIPILGKTNMDEFAMGSSTENSAFGATHNPWDLERTPGGSGGGSSAALASGEAPLAIGTDTGGSIRQPAALTNTVGVKPTYGTVSRYGLIACASSLDQVGPTARTVLDTALLHEVIAGHDAFDATSVDKPVAPVVAAAREGANGDLRGVKVGVVKQFNREGYQDGVLEAFHASVEQMRSQGAEIVEVDCPHFDDALGAYYLILPCEVSSNLARFDGMRYGLRSGDDGTRSADEVMALTRAEGFGPEVKRRIILGTYALSVGYYDAYYLQAQRVRTLIAQDFAKAYEQVDVLVSPTTPSTAFKLGDKITDPLEMYNFDLCTLPLNLAGLSGMSLPSGLASDTGLPTGLQIMAPAFQDDRLYRVGAAFEAGRQ; via the coding sequence ATGAGCAACAAATACCTGGTTGGAAGCTCAGAGAATGAGCTGACCACAAAGACCGCCGCAGAGCTGGCCGGTCTGATCCACTCCCGTGAGGTCACCTCCCGTGAGGTCACTCAGGCACACCTCGACCGCATCGCTGCGGTCGACGGTGACATCCACGCCTTCCTCCATGTGGGTGAGGAGGGCGCACTGGCCGCGGCAGACGCCGTCGATAAAGCACTCGATGCGGGAGACGCTCCCGCGTCGACCCTTGCCGGCGTCCCACTCGCATTGAAGGATGCGCTGGTCACCACAGATGCGCCGACCACCGCTGCGTCGAAGATGCTCGAGGGGTACATGAGCCCCTATGACGCCACGGTGACCCGCAAGCTGCGCGAAGCCGGCATCCCGATTCTGGGCAAGACCAACATGGATGAGTTCGCCATGGGTTCCTCCACGGAGAACTCCGCTTTCGGAGCGACCCACAACCCATGGGACCTGGAGCGCACCCCGGGTGGTTCCGGCGGTGGATCATCGGCGGCACTGGCTTCCGGTGAGGCTCCACTGGCTATCGGCACCGACACCGGTGGTTCCATCCGTCAGCCTGCGGCCCTGACCAACACCGTGGGTGTGAAGCCGACCTATGGCACCGTCTCCCGTTATGGACTCATCGCGTGTGCGTCCTCACTGGATCAGGTGGGTCCAACCGCACGTACGGTTCTGGATACCGCTCTGCTTCACGAGGTTATCGCGGGACATGACGCATTCGATGCGACCAGCGTCGACAAGCCTGTGGCGCCGGTTGTGGCCGCCGCACGGGAGGGCGCAAACGGCGACCTCCGGGGTGTCAAGGTCGGTGTGGTCAAGCAGTTCAACCGTGAGGGTTACCAGGATGGCGTGCTCGAGGCGTTCCACGCCTCTGTTGAGCAGATGCGGTCCCAGGGTGCGGAGATCGTCGAGGTTGACTGCCCGCACTTTGATGACGCGCTCGGTGCCTACTACCTGATTCTTCCTTGTGAGGTGTCCTCCAACCTCGCGCGTTTTGATGGCATGCGTTATGGCCTGCGCTCCGGTGATGACGGCACCCGTTCCGCTGATGAGGTCATGGCACTGACCCGTGCTGAGGGCTTCGGACCTGAGGTCAAGCGTCGTATCATCCTGGGTACCTATGCACTGTCCGTGGGTTATTACGATGCCTACTACCTGCAGGCACAGCGTGTGCGTACCCTGATCGCGCAGGACTTTGCCAAGGCCTATGAGCAGGTTGACGTGCTGGTTTCCCCGACCACACCGTCCACCGCGTTCAAGCTCGGCGACAAGATCACCGATCCGCTGGAGATGTACAACTTCGACCTGTGCACCCTGCCGTTGAACCTGGCGGGCCTGTCGGGCATGTCTCTGCCGTCGGGTCTGGCGTCTGATACCGGTCTTCCCACCGGTCTCCAGATCATGGCTCCGGCGTTCCAGGATGACCGTCTCTACCGCGTCGGTGCTGCGTTTGAGGCTGGCCGGCAGTAA
- a CDS encoding siderophore-interacting protein: MAKQRTTRTATVTATTRISPDLIRISFDCPGIVGAELPFTDHYVKILFDDVTRTYTLCNINTVAGTFDMDFVSHGSEGLAGPWAEQASVGDEISFAGPGGKWKPAADYEHFVLAGDEAAAPAIVEALKRLPDGATATAYLEVSSNEALFDVPTPPSAELVWVPRDGAIHGARLIEAVRAGGYPEKKTSWFIHGVAEMVKETRRFLFIDGNIAREDASISGYWRLGMTEDQWQSSKREFAAAMEAEEAAAG; encoded by the coding sequence ATGGCTAAACAGCGCACCACTCGTACCGCAACGGTCACCGCCACCACGCGCATCTCACCCGACCTCATCCGGATCAGTTTCGACTGCCCGGGAATCGTCGGGGCTGAGCTGCCCTTCACTGATCACTATGTGAAGATCCTCTTTGACGACGTCACCCGCACCTACACGCTGTGCAATATCAACACCGTGGCGGGCACCTTTGACATGGATTTCGTCTCCCATGGCTCCGAGGGCCTCGCCGGCCCCTGGGCCGAGCAGGCGAGTGTCGGCGATGAGATTTCCTTCGCCGGCCCCGGCGGCAAGTGGAAGCCCGCAGCGGATTATGAGCACTTCGTTCTCGCCGGTGATGAGGCCGCAGCCCCCGCCATCGTGGAGGCGCTGAAGCGCCTGCCCGACGGCGCGACCGCCACGGCCTATCTTGAGGTCTCCTCCAATGAAGCGCTTTTCGACGTTCCAACCCCGCCGTCAGCCGAACTCGTCTGGGTCCCACGGGACGGTGCCATCCACGGCGCGCGCCTCATCGAGGCCGTGCGTGCCGGTGGATATCCAGAGAAGAAAACGTCCTGGTTCATCCACGGAGTGGCCGAAATGGTGAAGGAGACCCGTCGGTTCCTGTTCATCGACGGCAACATCGCCCGGGAGGATGCATCAATCTCCGGTTATTGGCGCCTCGGCATGACAGAGGACCAGTGGCAGAGCTCCAAGAGGGAGTTCGCCGCGGCCATGGAAGCTGAAGAGGCCGCGGCCGGATAA
- the ligA gene encoding NAD-dependent DNA ligase LigA yields MTDDNAQLRRTWNELAEQVRYHRDLYYNQQPEIPDADFDVLFRQLQDLEEKHPELAVPDSPTKEIGAPIAEQSSFDNVEHLERMLSLDNVFDESELRDWLNRTPAKRYLTELKIDGLSIDLVYRNGILDRAATRGDGRVGEDITANARVISDIPHELTGTDEYPLPAVLEIRGEVFIPIGDFADVNAQRIEDGGKPFANPRNAAAGSLRQKNTEDVKKRRLRMITHGIGYSEGFEPASQYDAYLALAAWSLPTSTYTEAVDTADAVVDKVLYWADHRHDALHEMDGLVIKVDDIASQRALGSTSRAPRWAIAYKYPPEEVTTKLLDIEVSVGRTGRVTPYAMMEPVFVAGSTVSMATLHNQSEVKRKGVLIGDTVVIRKAGEVIPEVLGPVVEMRDGTEQEFIFPELCPECGSTLAPTKAEDADWRCPNSRSCPGQLSQRVTYLAGRGAFDIEALGEKGAQDLIRTGILIDEAALFDLTEEDLLKSEVYTTKAGKVNASGRKLLANLTQRKNTDLWRVLVALSIRHVGPTAARALAGRYRSMQKLIDAPVDELAETDGVGVIIAQSFKDWFEVDWHSNIVDTWAAAGVTMEDEETEQLEQTLEGLTIVVTGGLENFTRDSVKEAIISRGGKASGSVSKKTDYVVVGENAGSKATKAEELGLTILDEEGFVRLLERGEGES; encoded by the coding sequence GTGACTGACGATAACGCCCAACTGCGCAGGACCTGGAATGAACTGGCTGAGCAGGTCCGGTATCACCGTGACCTCTACTACAACCAGCAACCCGAGATCCCTGATGCTGACTTTGATGTTCTGTTCCGGCAGCTTCAGGACCTGGAGGAAAAGCACCCGGAACTCGCCGTGCCGGACAGCCCCACCAAGGAGATCGGTGCGCCGATCGCGGAGCAGTCCAGTTTTGACAATGTCGAGCATTTGGAACGCATGCTCAGTCTGGACAATGTCTTTGATGAGAGCGAGCTCCGCGACTGGCTCAACCGCACTCCGGCTAAGCGTTATCTCACCGAGCTCAAGATCGACGGCCTGTCCATTGACCTGGTGTACCGGAATGGCATCCTCGACCGCGCTGCCACCCGAGGGGATGGCCGGGTGGGCGAGGACATCACCGCCAACGCCCGTGTGATCAGTGACATCCCCCATGAGCTGACAGGCACCGATGAGTATCCGCTCCCGGCTGTCCTGGAGATCCGCGGTGAGGTGTTCATTCCCATCGGCGACTTCGCCGATGTCAATGCCCAGCGCATCGAGGACGGTGGTAAGCCCTTCGCCAACCCCCGTAATGCTGCGGCTGGTTCACTGCGTCAGAAGAACACCGAGGATGTGAAGAAACGCCGTCTGCGCATGATCACCCACGGCATCGGGTACAGCGAGGGGTTCGAACCGGCCTCCCAGTATGATGCCTACCTGGCGCTCGCCGCCTGGAGCCTGCCCACGTCGACCTACACGGAGGCCGTCGACACCGCTGACGCCGTCGTCGACAAGGTTTTGTATTGGGCTGACCACCGCCATGATGCCCTCCACGAAATGGACGGCCTGGTGATCAAGGTCGATGACATCGCGTCCCAGCGCGCGCTCGGGTCCACCAGCCGTGCCCCACGCTGGGCGATCGCGTACAAGTATCCGCCGGAGGAGGTCACCACCAAGCTGCTGGATATTGAGGTCAGCGTGGGCCGCACCGGTCGCGTCACCCCGTACGCCATGATGGAACCGGTGTTCGTCGCCGGCTCCACGGTCTCCATGGCCACCCTGCACAACCAGAGCGAGGTTAAGCGGAAGGGGGTGCTCATCGGTGACACCGTGGTCATCCGCAAGGCCGGCGAGGTGATCCCGGAGGTGCTGGGGCCGGTTGTGGAGATGCGCGATGGCACCGAGCAGGAATTCATTTTCCCGGAGTTGTGCCCGGAATGTGGATCCACGCTGGCACCGACGAAGGCGGAGGACGCCGACTGGCGCTGCCCGAATTCGCGCAGCTGCCCGGGGCAGCTCTCCCAGCGCGTGACCTACCTCGCGGGCCGTGGTGCATTCGACATTGAGGCGCTCGGCGAGAAGGGCGCGCAGGACCTCATCCGCACCGGCATCCTCATCGATGAGGCCGCCCTCTTCGACCTCACTGAAGAGGATCTGCTGAAGTCAGAGGTCTACACCACCAAAGCAGGAAAGGTGAACGCCTCCGGCCGGAAACTACTGGCCAACCTCACCCAGCGCAAGAACACCGACCTGTGGCGCGTCCTGGTCGCGCTGTCGATCAGGCATGTGGGCCCGACGGCCGCGCGGGCGCTGGCCGGTCGGTACCGCTCCATGCAGAAGCTTATCGACGCCCCGGTGGACGAGCTCGCCGAAACCGACGGTGTGGGCGTGATCATCGCGCAATCGTTCAAGGACTGGTTCGAGGTGGACTGGCACAGCAATATCGTAGACACCTGGGCAGCGGCCGGCGTCACCATGGAGGACGAGGAGACTGAGCAGCTCGAGCAGACCCTCGAGGGACTCACCATTGTGGTCACCGGCGGGCTGGAGAACTTCACCCGCGACTCTGTGAAGGAGGCCATCATCTCCCGTGGCGGCAAGGCGTCCGGATCGGTATCCAAGAAGACTGACTATGTGGTGGTCGGTGAGAATGCAGGTTCCAAAGCCACCAAGGCGGAGGAGCTGGGGTTGACCATTCTGGATGAGGAGGGCTTCGTCCGTCTCCTGGAACGGGGGGAAGGGGAATCCTGA
- a CDS encoding DHA2 family efflux MFS transporter permease subunit, with translation MPLPEKEAWPALIALCVGFFMILLDQTIVAVSTPALQQDMGASYNEVIWVTSIYLLTFAVPLLISGRLGDKFGPKNVYAVGMIIFTLSSLACGLAPDMMTLIIARGVQGFGAALLTPQTMSTINRIFPIERRGAALGVWGTTAGLAALTGPILGGVITETWGWQWVFYINLPIGVISVLAVLKYVPAFPPHTRPLDPLSMLLSAGAMFLLVFGLQQGEVAGWATWIWVMIIAAFVFGFWFIRQQARLAENGNDPLIPLDIFRIRNFSLGNISIVAMGFTVAGTPLPIMLYFQQVHGMGPMQAGFMMIPQALVAAVLSPSIGRMVDKRNPNTMAALGFGITSLAILGLSLMMIFAAPIWLALVAMFFMGVGNSLIWAPNSTSTMRDLPMRFMGAGSGVYNTTRQLGSVMGAAAIGAVLQVRLAAGDDGAAFGQALLLATAILIVGVIASLLAENASPDATKARLAAKAEENSRS, from the coding sequence ATGCCGCTGCCGGAGAAGGAGGCCTGGCCGGCGCTGATCGCCCTGTGCGTCGGGTTCTTCATGATTCTGCTGGATCAGACCATCGTGGCGGTATCCACACCGGCCCTCCAGCAGGATATGGGCGCCTCCTATAACGAGGTCATCTGGGTGACATCGATCTACCTGCTCACCTTTGCGGTGCCGCTGCTGATCTCTGGACGGTTGGGGGACAAATTCGGGCCGAAGAATGTCTACGCCGTGGGCATGATCATCTTCACCCTGAGTTCGCTCGCCTGCGGTCTGGCCCCGGACATGATGACGCTGATCATCGCCCGCGGAGTGCAGGGCTTCGGTGCGGCGTTGCTGACTCCACAGACCATGTCCACCATCAACCGCATCTTCCCCATCGAACGACGCGGTGCCGCATTGGGAGTCTGGGGTACCACAGCTGGTCTGGCTGCTCTTACCGGACCGATCCTGGGCGGTGTGATCACAGAGACCTGGGGCTGGCAGTGGGTGTTCTATATCAACCTACCCATCGGTGTGATCTCGGTTCTGGCCGTATTGAAGTACGTCCCAGCATTTCCTCCACATACCCGCCCGTTGGATCCACTGTCCATGTTGCTATCCGCAGGTGCGATGTTCCTGCTGGTGTTCGGCCTGCAACAGGGTGAGGTGGCAGGTTGGGCGACATGGATCTGGGTGATGATCATCGCCGCCTTCGTGTTCGGCTTCTGGTTCATCCGCCAGCAGGCCCGGCTAGCAGAGAACGGGAATGATCCGCTCATTCCGCTGGATATCTTCCGGATCAGGAACTTCTCCCTCGGAAATATCAGCATCGTTGCCATGGGCTTCACGGTCGCCGGAACTCCCCTGCCGATCATGCTGTACTTCCAGCAGGTTCACGGCATGGGTCCGATGCAGGCCGGCTTCATGATGATCCCGCAGGCTCTCGTTGCAGCGGTGCTGTCACCCTCCATCGGCAGAATGGTGGACAAGCGTAACCCCAACACCATGGCGGCACTGGGCTTCGGCATCACCTCCCTGGCCATTCTCGGCCTGTCACTCATGATGATCTTCGCCGCACCCATCTGGCTGGCGCTCGTGGCCATGTTCTTCATGGGTGTGGGCAACAGCCTGATCTGGGCTCCGAACTCGACCTCCACGATGCGCGATCTGCCGATGCGGTTCATGGGTGCCGGATCCGGTGTGTACAACACCACCCGGCAGCTTGGGTCCGTCATGGGTGCCGCTGCCATCGGCGCTGTTCTGCAGGTGCGTCTGGCAGCCGGTGACGATGGTGCCGCCTTCGGTCAGGCGCTCCTGTTGGCAACCGCCATTCTGATTGTCGGTGTGATTGCCTCCCTCTTGGCGGAGAACGCCTCCCCCGATGCGACCAAGGCCCGCCTGGCTGCAAAGGCTGAGGAAAACTCCCGTTCTTAG
- a CDS encoding S41 family peptidase, protein MRMVIRWLSGITAALLIVLVLLVWSFGPTWGTTLLGRPIFIGTPSPERYATTVFDIAERHGIHADSDRFAVIRAEAEEAIEAAESLADTYPHIDAVLHAAGGQHSTLFVPGVVDRERGAGLLPTVESDGHVVTVTLPATDATWDGREYVDAVAPALGGALNAGACGVVVDLRGNTGGDMGPMLAAVSPLLPDGDALWFSTPLYDTPVTITGNSVQGGGTPMAASVEEKFEVPVAVLTDNMTASSGEATMLAFRGLENSRSFGTPTAGYATANMMFEMPDGARIQLTTAHNKARTGEVFGENPIEPDELAVSAERAALDWLVQQGCHA, encoded by the coding sequence ATGCGCATGGTTATCCGTTGGCTGAGCGGGATCACCGCCGCACTCCTGATCGTGTTGGTGCTGCTGGTCTGGTCCTTCGGGCCAACCTGGGGCACCACGCTGCTGGGGAGGCCGATATTCATTGGAACCCCCTCCCCGGAGCGTTATGCCACGACGGTGTTTGACATCGCAGAGCGACACGGGATCCATGCCGACTCTGATCGCTTCGCGGTTATCCGGGCAGAAGCCGAGGAGGCTATCGAAGCAGCCGAATCCCTGGCGGACACATATCCCCACATCGACGCCGTTCTCCATGCAGCGGGCGGACAACACTCCACCCTGTTTGTCCCCGGTGTGGTGGACAGGGAGCGCGGCGCCGGACTTCTCCCCACAGTGGAGTCAGACGGACACGTGGTCACTGTAACCCTGCCGGCCACCGACGCCACCTGGGATGGCCGGGAGTATGTGGATGCCGTGGCCCCGGCACTGGGCGGAGCGCTGAATGCCGGCGCGTGTGGGGTGGTCGTTGATCTCCGGGGCAACACCGGCGGTGACATGGGACCGATGCTCGCGGCCGTTTCCCCGCTTCTTCCTGACGGTGATGCCCTCTGGTTCAGCACCCCGCTCTACGACACCCCGGTCACCATCACCGGCAACAGCGTCCAGGGTGGAGGCACCCCCATGGCGGCTTCTGTGGAGGAGAAATTCGAGGTTCCGGTCGCGGTTCTCACCGACAACATGACGGCCTCGTCCGGTGAGGCGACCATGCTGGCTTTCCGTGGACTGGAGAATTCCAGGTCATTCGGCACCCCGACTGCGGGATACGCAACTGCCAACATGATGTTTGAGATGCCGGATGGTGCCCGGATCCAATTGACCACCGCGCACAACAAAGCCCGCACCGGAGAAGTATTCGGCGAGAATCCCATCGAACCGGATGAACTCGCCGTCTCTGCGGAGCGGGCTGCACTGGACTGGTTGGTCCAGCAGGGATGCCACGCTTAG
- a CDS encoding 3'-5' exonuclease — protein MNATVKLPTNFSPSNMLAFDLETTAANPFEARIVTSAMVTISKAGADPLELLADPGVEIPEGATAVHGITTEYAREHGQPHDEVLAETIRRIQDGWGKSQALIVYNAPYDLTVLRNLSGNFTVDGLVYDPFTIDRIKDPYRKGKRTLTDLCAHYDVQLGNAHEATADALAAARIAWKQVRVWPELAIMSGEELMEMQAVGYYEKQISLRNYFQGQGRDGSTVNTSWPVQSH, from the coding sequence ATGAATGCAACTGTGAAACTGCCCACCAACTTTTCCCCCTCCAATATGCTCGCCTTCGACCTGGAGACCACCGCCGCCAATCCTTTCGAAGCCCGCATCGTTACCTCCGCCATGGTGACCATCAGCAAGGCGGGCGCTGATCCGCTGGAGTTACTCGCCGATCCAGGGGTGGAGATCCCCGAGGGTGCCACCGCCGTGCACGGCATCACCACCGAATATGCACGTGAACATGGCCAGCCCCATGATGAGGTCCTGGCGGAAACCATCCGACGCATCCAGGACGGCTGGGGCAAAAGTCAAGCTCTCATCGTTTATAACGCACCCTATGATCTGACGGTCCTGCGCAACCTCTCCGGTAATTTCACCGTGGACGGGCTAGTTTATGACCCCTTCACCATTGACCGGATCAAGGACCCCTACCGCAAGGGCAAGCGCACACTGACCGATCTGTGTGCCCATTATGATGTCCAGCTGGGCAACGCCCACGAGGCTACCGCCGATGCATTGGCCGCTGCCCGCATCGCCTGGAAACAGGTTCGGGTGTGGCCGGAGCTGGCCATCATGAGCGGCGAAGAACTCATGGAGATGCAGGCGGTGGGTTATTACGAGAAGCAGATCAGCCTGCGGAACTATTTCCAGGGCCAGGGCCGTGACGGTTCCACAGTGAATACCTCATGGCCTGTGCAATCGCATTAG
- the gatC gene encoding Asp-tRNA(Asn)/Glu-tRNA(Gln) amidotransferase subunit GatC: MPEISRDQVAHLAKLARLALSEEELQQFAGQIDDIVGHVSAVQNVDAAGVEPMSHPHSIKTTMREDVVKKTLDAEQALDQAPAVEDGRFMVPQILGEGD; the protein is encoded by the coding sequence GTGCCTGAGATTTCGCGCGACCAGGTCGCTCACCTTGCCAAACTGGCCCGGCTGGCGCTCAGCGAAGAAGAGCTGCAACAGTTCGCCGGACAGATCGATGACATCGTCGGACATGTCTCCGCCGTGCAGAATGTTGACGCTGCCGGGGTTGAGCCGATGAGCCATCCGCACAGCATCAAGACCACCATGCGTGAGGATGTTGTCAAGAAGACCCTGGACGCCGAGCAGGCACTCGATCAGGCTCCGGCCGTCGAGGACGGGCGTTTCATGGTTCCGCAGATTCTGGGTGAGGGCGACTAA